The proteins below are encoded in one region of Naumovozyma castellii chromosome 6, complete genome:
- the RPS18A gene encoding 40S ribosomal protein uS13 (ancestral locus Anc_5.566) — MSLVVAEQGSFQHILRLLNTNVDGNIKIVYALTTIKGVGRRYANLVCKKADIDLHKRAGELTQEELERVVQIMQNPTQYKIPAWFLNRQKDINDGKDYHTLANNVESKLRDDLERLKKIRAHRGIRHFWGLRVRGQHTKTTGRRR, encoded by the exons ATGTCTCTAGTTGTCGCTGAACAAGGTTCTTTCCAACATATTTTACG TTTGTTGAACACTAACGTCGATGGTAACATCAAGATTGTTTACGCCTTGACCACCATCAAGGGTGTCGGTCGTCGTTACGCCAACTTGGTTTGTAAGAAGGCTGATATTGACTTGCACAAGAGAGCTGGTGAATTGactcaagaagaattagaaagagTCGTTCAAATCATGCAAAACCCAACTCAATACAAGATCCCAGCTTGGTTCTTGAACCGTCAAAAGGATATCAACGATGGTAAGGATTACCACACTTTGGCTAACAACGTCGAATCCAAATTGAGAGACGATTTggaaagattaaagaagatCAGAGCACACAGAGGTATCAGACATTTCTGGGGTTTGCGTGTTAGAGGTCAACATACCAAGACCACTggtagaagaagataa
- the PPN1 gene encoding endopolyphosphatase (ancestral locus Anc_5.568): MSTTGIRMTSHHLRRKRLKLISISMVILLLILYYLSKSYRQGIHVRSVHGNETIEKDIHQNDIPFIRTNGERLSDLGLSPSHKLVEIYDPKTGKKRLIHGRFLHITDMHPDSLYEAGTSMDQVCHYGKPKGKGDTALKFGTAMGGCDSSMDLIEHTLRWIGENLRDEIDFVVWTGDNIRHDNDRKNPRTEFEIFDMNELIAGRMETLFGSQESDDPREFDVNVIPSLGNNDVFPHNMFSLGPTLQTREVYNIWNNFIPQEQRRFFGIGASFLTEVIPGKLAVLSINTLYLFKANPLVDNCNSRKEPGYTLLVWLGNTLQEFRKRGMKVWLTGHVPPLEKNFESSCYNKFTLWTHEYRDIIIGGLYGHMNVDHFIPVDGKKARRNINIPKNVFNNKDTAENEDDADEIFLQHADPGREVRLMGAKPVNKETYMKGVRDKIYKKVHDKLASVKAENAARRNGPRTVDDIYERYSIVNIAGSIIPTFNPSFRVWEYNITDLDINKEQQQFVPWDEFFSTLEKEIQDSDDMQDIDNSMLVAKKKKRVDKTIPKKIAKECIPLAQHIPLSCLLQQNLFNITQI, from the coding sequence ATGTCTACAACTGGTATAAGGATGACAAGTCACCatttaagaagaaagagacTAAAGCTTATTTCAATCTCTATGGTGATATTGCTCCTAATTTTATACTatctttccaaatcttACCGTCAAGGGATACATGTTCGGTCAGTACATGGGAATGAAACAATAGAGAAAGATATACATCAGAATGATATTCCCTTTATTAGAACAAATGGTGAACGCTTATCTGATTTAGGGCTGTCACCGTCGCACAAACTGGTAGAGATCTACGACCCTAAGACGGGGAAGAAAAGACTTATACATGGGAGATTCCTCCATATAACAGATATGCATCCGGATTCTCTTTATGAAGCAGGTACATCTATGGACCAAGTTTGCCATTACGGTAAACCCAAGGGTAAAGGAGATACagctttgaaatttggtaCTGCAATGGGCGGATGCgattcatcaatggatCTCATTGAACATACTTTACGTTGGATTGGTGAAAATTTAAGAGATGAGAttgattttgttgtttgGACAGGTGATAATATAAGACATGATAATGATAGAAAGAACCCCAGAAcggaatttgaaatatttgatatgAATGAGTTGATTGCTGGAAGGATGGAAACTCTTTTTGGTAGTCAAGAAAGTGATGATCCCAGAGAATTCGATGTAAATGTGATACCAAGCCTGGGAAATAATGATGTTTTCCCTCATAATATGTTCTCCTTGGGACCAACATTACAGACTAGGGAAGTTTATAATATatggaataatttcatACCTCAGGAGCAAAGGAGGTTTTTTGGTATAGGGGCCTCCTTTCTTACTGAAGTGATTCCAGGGAAATTGGCCGTCCTGTCTATTAATACGCTTTATCTGTTTAAGGCAAACCCACTTGTTGATAACTGTAATTCTAGAAAGGAACCTGGGTATACCCTTTTAGTATGGCTCGGTAATACGCTACAAGAATTCAGGAAAAGGGGCATGAAAGTATGGCTTACTGGTCATGTTCCTCCATTGGagaagaattttgaaagCAGTTGTTACAATAAATTTACTCTATGGACACACGAATATAGAGATATAATAATTGGAGGGTTATATGGCCATATGAATGTTGATCATTTTATACCTGTTGATGGTAAGAAGGCTAGAAGGAACATTAATATTCCTAAGAATGTTTTCAACAATAAAGATACTGCTGAGAATGAAGACGATGctgatgaaatattcttaCAACATGCAGATCCTGGAAGGGAAGTGCGTTTGATGGGAGCAAAGCCTGTCAATAAAGAAACTTATATGAAGGGTGTGCGTGATAAAATATACAAAAAGGTGCATGATAAATTAGCTTCAGTGAAGGCAGAAAATGCTGCAAGGAGAAATGGTCCAAGGACTGTGGATGACATTTATGAACGTTATTCGATTGTGAATATTGCTGGATCCATTATACCGACATTTAATCCATCATTTCGTGTCTGGGAATATAATATTACTGACTTGGACATAAATAAAgagcaacaacaatttgTTCCATGGGACGAGTTTTTTTCTACCcttgaaaaagaaatacagGACAGTGATGACATGCAGGATATTGACAATTCCATGTTAGTTGctaaaaagaagaaacgGGTGGATAAGACTATACCGAAAAAGATTGCCAAAGAATGCATACCCTTGGCCCAGCATATACCCCTCAGTTGTTTACTCCaacaaaatttattcaatattacgcagatttga
- the TSA2 gene encoding thioredoxin peroxidase TSA2 (ancestral locus Anc_5.569), whose product MVAQVQKTAPTFKKTAVVDGIFEEVSLDQYKGKYVVLAFVPLAFSFVCPTEIVAFADAAKKFEAIGAQVLFASTDSEYSLLAWTNIPRSEGGLGPVDIPLLADTNHSLSRDYGVLIEEEGIALRGLFIIDPKRIIRHITINDLSVGRNVDEALRLVEGFKWTDENGTVLPCNWTPGAATIKPEVAASKEYFEEANKN is encoded by the coding sequence atggTCGCTCAAGTTCAAAAAACCGCTCCTACTTTCAAGAAAACCGCTGTCGTGGACGGGATCTTCGAAGAAGTCTCCCTAGACCAATACAAGGGGAAATACGTCGTTCTAGCATTCGTCCCATTAGCCTTCAGTTTTGTCTGCCCAACTGAAATTGTAGCCTTCGCTGATGCTGCCAAGAAATTCGAAGCAATTGGCGCTCAAGTTCTTTTCGCTTCCACTGATTCTGAATACTCTTTGTTGGCATGGAcaaatattccaagaaGTGAAGGTGGTCTAGGCCCTGTAGATATTCCACTATTGGCAGACACAAACCACTCATTGTCTAGAGATTACGGTGTCCtgattgaagaagaaggtatTGCTTTGAGAGGTCtattcattattgatcCAAAACGTATCATTAGACATATTACCATCAATGATCTATCAGTTGGTAGAAATGTAGACGAAGCTTTGAGATTGGTGGAAGGTTTCAAGTGGACCGATGAAAATGGTACCGTCTTACCTTGTAACTGGACTCCAGGTGCTGCTACTATCAAGCCAGAAGTGGCTGCTTCAAAGGAATATTTCGAAGAAGCTAATAAGAATTAA